A stretch of the Leptidea sinapis chromosome 5, ilLepSina1.1, whole genome shotgun sequence genome encodes the following:
- the LOC126964501 gene encoding cap-specific mRNA (nucleoside-2'-O-)-methyltransferase 2 isoform X2, with amino-acid sequence MFSNSGNIILRDKPSRSDNSEDELHDLFNKKYQFRFSDEWRLPDRDSWFSAPPWTIKILDTMKSRLNFHKSQLNDFSIEEWSSHTRRRNPAGEVSWKIRCLINPEFLTQAWTKFYECLSTYKMIPEEACITQKMVSLHLCEAPGAFITSLNHYMQLHHRNIEWKWLANTLNPYYEENSPSNMISDDRFMFHTLSNWDFGVDNTGNLMNWDNSQSIVSKAKSLGKVLLVTADGSIDCMQKPDAQEEVTSPLHYCEIVTALQALSKGGTFIIIFAQSSVQRS; translated from the exons ATGTTTTCTAACTCAGGCAATATAATATTACGCGATAAACCTTCTAGAAGTGATAATTCTGAAGATGAGTTGCATGATTTGTTCAACAAAAAGTATCAATTCCGATTCAGCGACGAGTGGAGGCTACCGGATCGCGATTCCTGGTTTAGTGCGCCACCATGGACTATCAAGATCTTAGATACAATGAAAAGTCGTCTAAACTTTCACAAAAGCCAACTGAATGACTTTAGTATCGAGGAGTGGAGTAGTCACACACGGCGCCGCAACCCTGCCGGTGAAGTGAGCTGGAAGATCAGGTGTCTCATTAATCCAGAATTTCTAACGCAAGCGTGGACGAAATTCTATGAATGTCTTTCGACTTATAAGATGATTCCAGAAGAGGCATGCATTACACAAAAAATGGTTTCACTACACTTATGTGAAGCACCTGGTGCTTTTATAACATCACTTAACCACTATATGCAACTGCATCACAGAAATATAGAG TGGAAATGGTTGGCAAACACTCTTAACCCATACTATGAAGAGAATTCACCATCAAACATGATTAGTGATGATAGATTCATGTTCCACACATTATCAAACTGGGACTTTGGTGTGGACAATACTGGCAATCTAATGAACTGGGATAATTCACAATCTATTGTTAGTAAAGCTAAGAGTTTGGGGAAG GTGTTACTTGTGACAGCAGATGGGTCCATTGACTGTATGCAGAAACCAGATGCTCAGGAAGAAGTAACATCACCTCTTCATTATTGTGAAATTGTAACTGCCCTACAGGCACTTAGTAAGG GTGGCACTTTTA ttattatatttgcTCAATCATCTGTTCAAAGAAGTTAA
- the LOC126964501 gene encoding cap-specific mRNA (nucleoside-2'-O-)-methyltransferase 2 isoform X1, protein MFSNSGNIILRDKPSRSDNSEDELHDLFNKKYQFRFSDEWRLPDRDSWFSAPPWTIKILDTMKSRLNFHKSQLNDFSIEEWSSHTRRRNPAGEVSWKIRCLINPEFLTQAWTKFYECLSTYKMIPEEACITQKMVSLHLCEAPGAFITSLNHYMQLHHRNIEWKWLANTLNPYYEENSPSNMISDDRFMFHTLSNWDFGVDNTGNLMNWDNSQSIVSKAKSLGKVLLVTADGSIDCMQKPDAQEEVTSPLHYCEIVTALQALSKGGTFIFKLFTTFEHSTVSLLYLLNHLFKEVNIYKPITSRQGNSEVYAICLKYKDNLPLDDYLLTLRSTYGTELYSNMSLFPLELIPESFIKQVEECAYYFSSLQCHVINNNLQAYLMQNNIALHRDIKKIRSMVAAEFIWKYDLKPIDTDQEILKGVLHEVNSINNNPRYCRGSYTERQLYCKMSTKEKLRHLSAYLQDELLSNPMVLINEPVRWINRVKDAKLELSFTYGRPLMKINSSKFILVPIFKLYQQILSDDDFKEIIMYKYESGEAMNVSELCDDSAKVLLLPDCHAYDLYHAYEKSCFKSLLCYLKGMSKGESLILKNYNTLTHFNVSVLYIMSKVGFDKTGFASSGHIVLRNLQDMTLLEILNKIDIECDNLKMEQNRDVLNSLPVQITNVGDFFNNIVFYNNTEYRNKCTEYLNTIEQSL, encoded by the exons ATGTTTTCTAACTCAGGCAATATAATATTACGCGATAAACCTTCTAGAAGTGATAATTCTGAAGATGAGTTGCATGATTTGTTCAACAAAAAGTATCAATTCCGATTCAGCGACGAGTGGAGGCTACCGGATCGCGATTCCTGGTTTAGTGCGCCACCATGGACTATCAAGATCTTAGATACAATGAAAAGTCGTCTAAACTTTCACAAAAGCCAACTGAATGACTTTAGTATCGAGGAGTGGAGTAGTCACACACGGCGCCGCAACCCTGCCGGTGAAGTGAGCTGGAAGATCAGGTGTCTCATTAATCCAGAATTTCTAACGCAAGCGTGGACGAAATTCTATGAATGTCTTTCGACTTATAAGATGATTCCAGAAGAGGCATGCATTACACAAAAAATGGTTTCACTACACTTATGTGAAGCACCTGGTGCTTTTATAACATCACTTAACCACTATATGCAACTGCATCACAGAAATATAGAG TGGAAATGGTTGGCAAACACTCTTAACCCATACTATGAAGAGAATTCACCATCAAACATGATTAGTGATGATAGATTCATGTTCCACACATTATCAAACTGGGACTTTGGTGTGGACAATACTGGCAATCTAATGAACTGGGATAATTCACAATCTATTGTTAGTAAAGCTAAGAGTTTGGGGAAG GTGTTACTTGTGACAGCAGATGGGTCCATTGACTGTATGCAGAAACCAGATGCTCAGGAAGAAGTAACATCACCTCTTCATTATTGTGAAATTGTAACTGCCCTACAGGCACTTAGTAAGG GTGGCACTTTTATCTTTAAACTCTTTACAACATTTGAGCATTCAACAGttagtttattatatttgcTCAATCATCTGTTCAAAGAAGTTAATATCTACAAACCAATAACATCCCGCCAAGGAAACTCTGAAGTGTACGCTATTTGTCTTAAATACAAAGATAATTTGCCTTTAGATGACTATCTACTAACCCTTCGGTCTACATATGGCACGGAGCTGTACAGCAATATGTCCCTATTTCCTCTCGAACTGATACCGGAATCATTCATAAAGCAGGTGGAAGAATGtgcttattattttagttcTCTTCAATGccatgtaattaataataatttacaagcATACCTTATGCAGAATAATATAGCTTTACACAGAGATATAAAGAAAATCAGGTCTATGGTTGCGGCAGAATTTATTTGGAAGTATGATCTCAAGCCTATTGATACTGACCAAGAAATATTGAAAGGTGTATTACATGAAGTAAACAGTATCAATAATAACCCACGATACTGCAGGGGTTCCTATACAGAACGGCAGCTGTACTGCAAGATGTCGACGAAGGAAAAATTAAGACACCTGAGCGCTTACTTACAGGACGAGCTGTTGTCGAACCCAATGGTCTTGATCAATGAACCTGTCAGATGGATTAACAGGGTCAAAGATGCCAAGTTAGAGTTGTCATTTACATATGGCAGGCCATTGATGAAAATCAACAGCTCGAAATTTATACTGGTCCCTATATtcaaattgtaccagcagatacTGAGTGATGATGATTTTAAAGAAatcattatgtataaatatgaaaGCGGAGAGGCTATGAATGTGTCAGAATTATGTGATGACTCGGCAAAAGTTCTCTTACTACCAGATTGTCATGCCTATGACTTGTACCATGCTTATGAAAAGAGTTGCTTCAAGTCTTTGTTATGCTATCTGAAAGGTATGTCGAAAGGAGAATCTCTAATCTTAAAGAATTATAACACATTGACACATTTCAATGTGAGCGTATTGTATATAATGTCAAAAGTGGGCTTCGATAAGACTGGATTTGCATCATCGGGGCATATTGTTCTTCGTAATTTACAAGATATGACATTGTTGGAGATACTGAATAAGATTGATATAGAATGTGataatttaaagatggaacagAATAGAGATGTGTTAAACTCGTTACCGGTACAGATTACAAATGTTGGTGACTTTTTCAATAACATTGTCTTCTATAATAACACAGAGTATAGAAACAAATGCACAGAGTACCTGAACACAATAGAGCAGtcgttataa